CACTGAACACTGCAATTTCATTTCAAGCCTGTAATACAAATGGCTACAGAAACCTGAGGTGCctttccaaaaatatttgaaataaaatagaaagacatGTTCTGTATACCCATGAAGCTGTCTCAAACTGTGAATAGAACATTATCTactcatctctgcctcctgatAACAATTGTAAATTTTCAGAGAAAGTCAATAGTTACATGTTTGAACAGGTTTGTGACCTACTGATCCCTATGAATGCAAACTACAAATAAGGCAGAAACATACAGGAAGTTGGACTGATTTCTCACTGGTCTGAGTTAACTGCTCTCTCATCCTCTGTGCTGGCCTTGGAATTGCTGGTAAAGTTCTAGACTAGAGGTTGCTTGTATGGATTTCTGAGACCTCCTGCCCACATCTTCTACCCATTCTCCATTTCATTCTCTATTCTCTCATTAAAAATGGGTCTATATGTCAATACTATTcatcagagaagaaagaaaagtagcaaCAAAGGAGAGGGAGACAGCTCGTTCCAAGCAGAGTGGTTTGGCTGAATGGTTAGAGGTATCACTGCCGAAGTGACCACAGGATCCTTGGAGAATGTCAACTTCCaactttagaaaacatttaacCTACAAAAATACACAGAAGGGTTCTGAACAAGGAATTTCAAATTAGGCTCCTAATATCTCATTTTTGACCACTGCAATAATAAAGTCATTTTGGGTTTGCAGGCACACTATGAAGTGTAGAGAAAAAGTAAGTCAGTTAGAGAAAAGAGGACTACATTCAATGACTACTATTTCCTTATGGAGAAGAAAACCGGCAACAGAAGAGAATACCATTGGTTTTGCTGTGCTGgatgaagaaaaggaagggatGGTCTGCACAGAACCTGAGGGAGTAACTGGCACAACATAAAACCCTTTTTGGTGTGgtagctgctgctgcttctgtacCTTCCTCATTGACCTCCACAAAGGACTTGtgcatgaccttggacaagtacAGATCCTTCAAGTCTGCCCTGTCCTGTTCTAAGGCATCGACCATGTCCATACTGCGAAGGACATCCTCCATGTTGTAAGTTTCCTCTAGTTTAAATCTAGGAAGGAAAACTTCCATCTCTCGTTCATGCATGTTGTCTGGCTTTGTCCATTCTATCAATCTCTCATAAGAAAGTTCTTTTTCCACCTAAAATAAGAGAGTGGGAGATTTGAAAATCTAATCAGTGTTGTCCAATGGGACTGTTTTCTACGATGTTAACACGCTCCGGCTGAGTTGCCTAATGTGGTAGCCATGAGCCATATATGGTTAccgagcacttgaaatgtggatAGTGCAATAAAGGCCTgttttgtaaatttaattttttaatgtaagtgtACATCATCCCaaatggctagtggctaccatattggacagcacacaTATGGAAGAAAGCACCTTAATGCGAAACCATTCGAGATGACTTTACATTTCAATGCCTTGATTCCTGGATTCAAGACACTTAGTCAAACCTTTTCCTTCGTGCGGAAACTTACAACTTAGAGTATATTTGTAGGAGAATGACTGTCCTCTTAAAGTGTGGTGTTCTATCTTAATAAAAGCATGCTGGTATCTCAGACCTATCTTCTCTTTTACCCAAATTTCCTTCCAATGAATCCATCaccattttctgttcttttaactTCCAACATCTTTCGgcccttcctctgcctctgtTGCTGCTGCCTTCATTCAGGCCCTAATTGTGTCTTGTTTAAAATGTCATAGCAGCTTCCTTTCTTATCTCTCTCCATTCTTACTTCTTTCAATTTGTCTGTTGCAGTCGTAAGGATTAGCTTTCTAGAGAAGCAAAATGCTACCCTGCTGAAAGTCTTCACTGACTCTCTAACACCTTGCTACTCAGTGTGCTCCATGGGCCAGCCGCCTCAACATCACCTGGAAGCTTGGTGGAAATGCAGCATCTCAGGCTCCATCCCAGTCCTACTAAACCAGAATCTATATTTTAACGAGATCCTTGGCTGATGTATAGACTCAGAACAGCTCTTCCCCATATGACTGCTTTCTGAAGGGAAAACTCACACCTAGTGGGCAAGGCTGGAGTGAAGACTACTAATATTAGTCAATGTCATACTCTGCGCATTGAAACAAATGCCTTACATAGGCAATCTCCTTTATCCTGCAATAACCCTCATAGAGATGTACGGATATCATTTTCCACAGGAAGGAAAAggctaagagaaaaaaaagtcaaaactgtAAAGCAAGATTTTGAGGGCTGACCTGATTTGGCCCCAACCTGAGTCTTTTCTGGAATaagagtattttcttttctttttttcttctttctttcttttttttttttttttttttatttgatggagtcttgcactgttgccaggctggagtgcggtggcacgatctcggcttactgcaacatccacttcctgcgttcaagtgattcccctgcctccgtctccctagtagttgagactacaggtgcatgtcaccacgcccagatactttttgtatttttagtagagacagggtttcaccatgttggccaggattgtctcgatctcttgacctcatgatccacctgccttggcctcccaaagccctgggattataggcgtgagccaccgcgccaggtcAAGAATTTTCTAGATTGTGTTCAGCACTTAGAACAACATCCCGCTGGATATaaccataaaaagagaaaaaggcatgTGACCAAATATGTCAAGAAAACATTGGTAAAACCgaattttcaaagttttttttttcctaaaagctTGTGAGAGCATTCACTATGAGAAAATGCATACTTTGGATACTCATTACCATTTTCAAATCAGTGTTTTCATCTGGAAGCATATTCAGCTCCTTTCCAACATAAGAAAGCACCagaattttgtttaatatttcttttgcATAGGTCATTTGAAAAGTTGATTTCTTAAACATCATTTGCACAGGTTTTTCTTTGTTCTATAAAAGACACAggtaaaaattaacttgaaacaCAACCATTAATACACTGTACATACATCAACAGAGCTGGCCACTCTCTGCCTTGGAAACACTTTCTTCCCTTGATCTCTAGATTCCCATATTGGCCTCTGCCTTTACTGGCCCTTGCCAGTTTCCAAACACTGGGGTGTCCATGGTTCAATCCTTACTTTACTTTTCTTGGTGGACTTCAAAAGAATCAGAATATATCACTCCAAAATATGCTACTTTtgtttaagaattattttgaggTGAAGGCATTTGAGTTCCTGAAATATGTTATCTGCCTAAAAGCAGAGCCTCCCAAAAGGACTCAGAAGCCCTCACTTGTCATAAATTTGCTTTTTGGGAACAACTTTAATCTTCTCAAAGCTGAGAACTCTGTATACACTCAGCCAGACATTACGACTCGACTATTATATCAGCTATCCATTCTACCCTAAAGGATCCATTTATCTCTTAAAAATGTCACTTCTTTTCGCTAAGTTCCcttttccccctccctttcccaTCCTAAATTAGGTAAATACACCACCAATTCTAACCACTCATTTGAGTTACTCATAACTGAGGTCTCCAACGTGTATATGTGACACACAGGTTGATCaatttctgtttgcttttctcttgtaaattcTCTTTTGTTACACTATAAGGTCCTAGCCAGTGATCCCAGGAAGATAGAGGAAAAAGACTTTTTTCTCCCCTATAGTTTCATTTAGTCTCTTGAATTGAAATATGAAACCAAATTTGCACCTCTGCCCTGGAACTCACCCCTGTAGTCTAGACTCATCAATTTTGCTGCCTACGCGACATCTGCAACTGAACATACAACGTATAAAAGAAACCTCCAATTTAACATGTAACACTGGGTCCCTCACAATCCATTCCAAATCTGCTCCATCTCTCATCTTCCCTGTCTCAGTTGATGTGGACACCATCCTGTAGGTAACCTTGACTCCTGTCTTTCTCTCACAACACATGTCTGACCCATTATAATTATATCAGCCCCATCTTTAAAATGTAACCAAAATCTAACCCATGCTTCCTACCTCCACTGCTATCATCCTAGTCCTGGATGGTGCAGTCAACTCCCAAGAGATTGCCTTGTTTCTTCCCTTATCCTCTCCATGATTGTTCTCAGCCCAGGAGCCCGAGGGCTACTGTTAAAACACAAGTCACATCATTCCTCCACTGAAAACCCCTCTGACTCAGAGTGAAAGCAAAACTCTTTGA
This is a stretch of genomic DNA from Macaca nemestrina isolate mMacNem1 chromosome 19, mMacNem.hap1, whole genome shotgun sequence. It encodes these proteins:
- the LOC139359991 gene encoding serpin B6-like — translated: MIAVENKEKPVQMMFKKSTFQMTYAKEILNKILVLSYVGKELNMLPDENTDLKMVEKELSYERLIEWTKPDNMHEREMEVFLPRFKLEETYNMEDVLRSMDMVDALEQDRADLKDLYLSKVMHKSFVEVNEEGTEAAAATTPKRVLCCASYSLRFCADHPFLFFIQHSKTNGILFCCRFSSP